In the Helianthus annuus cultivar XRQ/B chromosome 11, HanXRQr2.0-SUNRISE, whole genome shotgun sequence genome, one interval contains:
- the LOC110888856 gene encoding secreted RxLR effector protein 161-like, which yields MKEEFEMTDLGVLHYFLGIEVNYKEGNIILSQQKYARNLLDKFNMRDCNSISTPMEYGLRLTKEDPEESVDQNMYRSLVGCLMYLTNTRPDILFVVSRISRFMERPKKSHWESGKRILRYVKGTLNHGIIYSKGSRGKLTGYSDSDYAGDINDSKSTSGYVFHLGSGAIAWQSKKQKVVSLSSTEAEYIALLMAGCQALWLKGILNDL from the coding sequence AtgaaagaagagtttgagatgacaGATCTAGGAGTGCTGCACTATTTCTTAGGAATAGAAGTCAATTATAAAGAAGGAAATATCATACTATCTCAACAAAAGTATGCAAGAAATCTGCTAGATAAATTTAACATGAGAGACTGTAATTCTATCTCAACACCAATGGAATATGGACTTCGGTTAACCAAAGAAGATCCAGAAGAAAGCGTCGATCAAAACATGTATAGAAGTCTGGTTGGATGTCTGATGTATCTAACAAACACTCGGCCAGATATTCTGTTCGTTGTTAGCAGAATAAGTCGCTTTATGGAAAGGCCTAAAAAGAGCCACTGGGAATCAGGGAAAAGGATTCTTAGATATGTGAAAGGGACACTGAATCATGGAATAATATATTCAAAAGGAAGCAGAGGGAAACTTACAGGTTATAGTGATAGTGATTATGCAGGTGACATCAATGATAGCAAGAGCACATCAGGATATGTTTTTCATCTGGGATCTGGTGCAATAGCATGGCAATCGAAGAAGCAGAAGGTAGTATCATTATCATCAACGGAGGCAGAGTACATAGCTTTATTGATGGCAGGATGTCAAGCCTTATGGCTAAAGGGGATTCTCAATGATCTTTGA
- the LOC118484368 gene encoding probable serine/threonine-protein kinase PBL28 yields MILVIDNFSNGFLGEYLGNLTDKRFLTWEKRLKICIDVAHALKYIHYEIEDQKTIINRDINFFNIGLDEKGGAKIVHFWWSVFLPPYQEDQALYLNSIGRVCSIDPEYEKTKKLKRESDVYSFGVVLFETLCGRLADDPIYLKESDLGLAHVARRSFSAGLLEEIIDPIIKEEIGENKFVLNRGPNKDSLHTFITIAHQCVAETQDQRPTMKVVIKELEKALFFQNNNKDNPKMSLEDIKRVTQNFHDDNFIGGGGFGKVYKGNLQDGDGFKTIVAKRLDTRFGQGEQQFFSELQILLDYKHENVVGLVGYCDENDEKVLIYEYLYRGSLDRYLNDTSITWVKRLNICIDVARALDFLHGGVGKQAKVIHRDIKTENIQLNNDWKAKLADFGLSLICSINEETDYIINHACGTKGYVDPLYRQSGFLTIESDIYSFGVVLFEILCGRSTFAIHKHEGHYLPAFIKKNFEEGKHAEVVFNQIREEILPKSLTTFQEIAYQCLHLEREKRPTTKEVLIELKKAMELQVS; encoded by the exons ATGATCCTTGTCATTGACAATTTTTCTAATGGATTTCTTGGTGAGTATTTGGGAAACCTCACAGACAAACGTTTTTTGACTTGggaaaaacgtttgaaaatatgCATTGATGTTGCACACGCATTGAAGTACATTCACTATGAGATTGAAGACCAAAAGACAATAATAAACCGTGATATAAACTTCTTCAATATTGGGTTGGACGAGAAAGGGGGGGCAAAGATTGTTCACTTTTGGTGGTCTGTATTCCTGCCACCATATCAAGAAGACCAAGCTCTCTATCTCAACTCGATTGGAAGAGTGTGCTCCATAGATCCAGAATATGAGAAGACTAAGAAATTAAAAAGAGAATCAGATGTTTATAGTTTCGGCGTAGTTTTGTTTGAAACTCTGTGTGGGAGATTAGCTGATGACCCAATTTACCTTAAGGAGAGTGACTTAGGGCTGGCCCATGTAGCAAGACGAAGCTTCAGCGCAGGATTACTAGAAGAGATTATAGATCCTATAATAAAGGAAGAAATTGGTGAAAACAAATTTGTTCTAAATAGAGGACCCAACAAGGATTCTTTGCACACCTTTATTACAATTGCACACCAATGTGTGGCGGAAACTCAAGATCAGCGCCCAACAATGAAAGTCGTAATCAAGGAACTTGAGAAAGCATTATTCTTTCAA AACAACAACAAGGATAACCCCAAAATGTCACTTGAAGACATAAAACGGGTGACACAAAACTTTCATGATGACAATTTCATCGGTGGGGGAGGATTTGGTAAAGTCTATAAAGGAAACCTTCAAGATGGAGATGGATTTAAAACCATTGTTGCAAAGCGATTGGATACAAGGTTTGGTCAAGGAGAACAACAATTCTTTAGTGAGCTCCAAATTCTTTTGGATTATAAACATGAGAATGTCGTTGGTCTTGTAGGCTACTgtgatgaaaatgatgaaaaagtCCTTATCTATGAGTATTTGTACAGGGGAAGTCTTGATAGGTATTTGAATGATACTTCTATTACATGGGTGAAACGCCTTAATATATGCATTGATGTTGCAAGAGCGTTGGATTTCCTACACGGAGGAGTAGGAAAACAAGCAAAGGTGATACATAGGGACATCAAAACTGAAAACATCCAGTTAAACAATGATTGGAAAGCAAAACTGGCTGATTTTGGGCTTTCGCTAATATGTTCAATAAATGAGGAAACAGACTATATCATCAATCATGCATGTGGCACAAAAGGATACGTGGACCCACTTTATAGACAATCAGGATTCCTAACCATAGAATCCGATATTTACTCGTTTGGTGTTGTTTTATTTGAGATTTTGTGCGGGAGATCAACGTTTGCAATTCACAAACATGAGGGTCACTATCTACCGGCATTCATTAAAAAAAACTTTGAAGAAGGAAAACATGCTGAGGTGGTGTTCAATCAAATTAGGGAAGAGATTCTGCCGAAATCATTGACTACATTTCAAGAGATTGCCTACCAATGCCTACATCTTGAACGAGAAAAAAGACCGACTACAAAAGAAGTTTTGATAGAACTTAAGAAGGCAATGGAATTACAAGTAAGTTAA